The DNA region GCGGCGTTGCGCTGCGACTGCTTGCACTCGCCCGACGCGCCCCTGGGCAGCAGCGGCGCCGGCGGCTTTCTTTGCCCGGCCTCGCCCGGAGCCCGCTCCTCTTGCAGCCCCCGGCCGGCCCGCCCGCCGCGCAGCGCCCTCGCcgtcctctcttcctcctcctcctcgtcctcctcccGCGGGAGACTGGTCCGCCGAGGGGTAGAGCGGGCCGGGGCTGACGCTGAGCGGCGGGCGGCGGGtagcccagctgcagcccccgcAGCTCCATGGCGGGCAGTCTCCTCCGCGTCGCTGCCGAGCCCGTGGACATGGCACGCGCCCTTCCCCGGGGAGACGGGCTCGGGGGGCAGCGGCGCCGGGCGGGCAGGCAGCGCAGGCAGGAGTCCGCCAGCCCCGCGGCCGCCCCCCACTCACCCGCGCCGGGAGGCTCGGCGGGATGCCCCCAGCCGACTGGGCTATATAGCCAGGGGTCCGGAGCGGACCATctgcagaaggggagggggagggcaaggggctggggggcGCTCCCCCGCCTCCCTGCGCACACACGGCAACGGGCAAGACGCCCAGAGCTCCCCCCCAGCAGCGCCTGAGCCCTTCCCCAGCGCCGCAGAGTGTGTCCAGCTGCTCCGCCAGCGACCCCGGCGCTGCTGTGGGAGCCGGAGCGCGGGGCTGGGGACGAAGGGgtcatctcccccccaccccgcgaCGGAGCTGCGGGCGCTttgggctggggtgagggaacGATTTCTATAGccggggtgctgagagccactgaaccaaaggGCAACCCCTGTATCTAACGGAAACCACCTCACCCTAGGCCCGGGGTGCTGCACCCCCcgcccctagttccagcacctgtgcttcGGGAGGCTCTACCGCCCCCTGTCTGCACAGTCTGCGATTCCCAGCTGCCCTCCAAGCTCCGCCGGGCCCTTCGCAGGGGGGATGGGGCTCGGCAGGGACGTCCCCACTGCCTGGCCGGGGACCCGAAACTGCAGAGTGGTGATCCTGCTGTCCTCGCCCAGGCCAAGCGTCCACTAGGGACTGACAGCTCTGTCGTATTATCATCATATACCTGTCGCTGCAATAGAGTGACCGGCACTTTACCGCGACTCTGCTCCAAAAAACTTACAGTCAAATCCCCTTCTTATTTCAGGGCTTTCCGAATAAGACTAGATCGAAGATACCTGGCCCCATTTTTCGGGACGGCTCTGCAATGGCCGGCAATAGGCCAAACCTACAGCGGCTGTAGCACCCCTGCTATAAATGGAGTTCCACCTGTTACAGACCTGGCCCTCACTCATTTATAGGCAGTGACTTTGTTATTTACTGTGCGCGGGCTATAGGCGATGGAGAGCGAGCGAGAAAACAATGCTATAGCGGAAAAccaagtagtttttttttttaaatgagtaatgTAGTTAAAAGTCACTAAAAAGAAATGACATATATCTTGGCATTGCGAATAACTTGCACAAAGGTATAGAAAGTGGCAAACGGATATAAACGGGTCTGGAGATTTCTTCTCCCCTGGAGCAATCTTAATTGAATCAAACCGATCTGGAATCCTTATAGTTCTGTGACATATACGAACTTAAACAAGGCAGCTTTCCTGTAAAAGTTCATCAGAGTTTGCACATTCCGTTTTGCAGTTCTCATGTATCACCGCACAGGGAAAAATACTCAGTCCACTGGAAATGGTAATATACAAAAGCAATATAGAAATAACTTTGATAACAgaataaaaatctccttcctaAAATGAAGACCCAACTCTTGTTTATTTCATGGGCCTTCTCGACCCTATCTGGATACAATTAACTAGAATAAATGTTCCAGTTTGCAGAGAATGTGTGGGTCTGATGGTTATAACAGGTGGAAAGATCTGTCTTAAATCTTGCTCCTTAATCTTTTCGATACATTCATCTCTCGACCAATATGGCAACTTCCCCTTTGTTACAATTCCTGGCACAATTCTCCTTCTTTTCATGACCAGTTTCACCCAGCACTATGTAATTTGCTCCTCACGAGTTTTGCCGTCTTACTCTGGGGGCACTTAACGTTGTATAAATGTCTTCATCAATAGGGGCGTGACTCAACAGAAGGATATTTTATGTCAAACTTTCCAAGTGAAACTTGACAACAATATTCGTTGAACCGCTGAAACACACGAATGATATTTGCAACTGGATCTCTTGAACTTGGGTTGACTCTGGGTGCTTGCTTTCTGTCCTACACATAAGGCTACAGTGGTAGGGAAAATAAGACGAGGCGATGGATTTTTCTCAGCAGGACTATACTATGCGTTACCTATTAGTGCACACTATCAATATAAATACAGAGTGAAACACGCACATCAGGAACACAtatataacttttcttttttccccaatctGGATTGTTTATTCAGGTGCAGTCTGAACGCTTTCTTTGCTAAAGATTAATGGAGAAAAAGTGCTGGATTTctctaaacagagaggaaaatggtaTCCAGTCTTAAAAGCTATATTGGCGAATCTCACCTTTCACTCCTAGCGCTTCCTCAGCGAATTAAAGTCTAATTGATTGTTTATTTCATCCGATTAAACCGCCTGAAAAATGGAGAAGGGGAATAGACAATCTCTATGCTCAGTTACTGGTTATTACAGATCTTGGGCCAAAATCGCCAGTGGTGCAAATCGGgagtaactctattgaagtcTAAGGAGGTATTCCGGATTTACAAAATAGAATTTGGTCCCTTGAATCCACTAAATTGTTTCTACGCTTGACCAGCATATCAGTTTCAGAATAAATTCTTTAATGGGGCCAGAGCGTTACGTCATGCttacattcattttttttaacaaatacttTAATCCTCCAATAGTGCATGCTCTCTCGAATACTGAACAAGGAATATTTCATTACAAGATTGAGCCAGAATTCTCTCTCAATTACCAGGTATGAAgtcgttgacttcaatgggggttCTACTCAGTTAGGAGGCACAGTGTGAACAAATATTGAACCAAACCCTGCTCTCTTTGAATTCAGTACCGCTCCAATGTGTAAGCCCTCTGCCCTCTCTGTGTAACACTATTGACACCTGAATGTCGCAGAGTCAAGTATAAACACCAAGGTAGACACAGAAATAATGTCTGGATGGGGAGAGAACTGGAGACAGGGCCTTCTTCAGGGAAGTACTGGAACTCCCTTCCTCTTGTTGACCTGCCATGTTTGTTGACTTTAAGGTGATGCCACATAGAAAATCTATTCCCTTAAGTTTTCCGTGAGAAAGTGGTAGGAGAGTCCTTGCTTGTGTGGGGTTGGGAGGATTTTATGTTTTGGCAATATGCCAGAACCTACTATGTATTTTCCTTAATTTTTGCGTGTGGCTTGATTCTAGAGCTCTGGATAGGAGTTTTGGTAAATAACTCGGAATAAATGGATATATTTGAATCCATAAAAACAGAGTTTGGCTTCTTGTCTTTATAGTGActcattctcatttttaaaatttgtatcacTTTAGTGCCTAGGAACTCCAGTCAGGACCGCTCGGCATCATGCCGGCCACTGCCCAAACATGACCTGTGCTGCTGATTGCTGGGAAAGCTGTATAATACCCTCGCTTTATTTCTAGTCAAAGTGCACGCTTTAACGGCATGGAAAGCTGTTTGTTTGTTAGAGTACTGGGGATGAGGGAGTGTATGGATTTTTCTTCTCAAACAATATTTTAGAACGGAACAAAATGTCAGAAATCACTTAGCCATTGTAGGCGAAGTACTGCAGAACCAATTTTCTTGTGAATTTAAGAGACGTCTATATCATATAGGTAGTTTGTTTCTATGGATCCATAAAACTGGGGTGGCAGC from Chelonoidis abingdonii isolate Lonesome George chromosome 2, CheloAbing_2.0, whole genome shotgun sequence includes:
- the MSC gene encoding LOW QUALITY PROTEIN: musculin (The sequence of the model RefSeq protein was modified relative to this genomic sequence to represent the inferred CDS: inserted 4 bases in 2 codons; deleted 3 bases in 2 codons), translating into MSTGSAATRRRLPAMELRGLQLGYPPPAAQRQPXGPLYPSADQSPAXEEDEEEEEEGRRGRCAAGGPAGGCKRSGLRAAGQRKPPAPLLPRGASGECKQSQRNAANARERARMRVLSKAFSRLKTSLPWVPPDTKLSKLDTLRLASSYIAHLRQLLQEDRYENGYVHPVNLTWPFVVSGRPESDTKEVSTANRLCGTTA